The sequence ACATCACCTTGGCTTCCTTGTCTTGCCCTCTCACCTTTTTGATGAGCTTGTCCATGGATTTTTGTACTTGTTCAAGATCAGAAAGAATCAGTTCGGTGTTGATAGTTTCAATGTCACTAAGCGGATCAACTTTGCCATCAACATGAATTACGTTCTCATCATCAAAACATCTCACGACATGCACTATCAAGTCACACTCGCGAATATTAGAAAGAAATTTGTTACCAAGTCCTTCACCTTGCGAGGCGCCTTTGACAAGACCAGCGATATCCATAAATTCAATGACGGCTGGCACTACTACATCGGTGCTCACAAATTTTTGCAGTACTTGCAAGCGCGAGTCAGGTACATTGACGATTGCAGAATTGGGTTCAATGGTACAAAAAGGATAATTAGCCGCTTCAGCAATATGATTATTGGATAATGCGTTAAAGAGTGTTGATTTTCCTACGTTTGGCAGGCCTACGATTCCGGATTTAAGCATTGTGGCATTATAACAGGCGAGCTTCCCCTGCTGCAGTCAATTCCGCCCTATGGTTTTTCTTACTCATCTCCGGGCAAGTTAGATTGATAATTTCACCGATATCACCGCTATTCATCGCTTTGCAAAAGAATTCTAGATTGATGACAGAATTACCGCTAGTCACCTTGATCATGTCACCTACTTGCACTAGTTTCTGGTGTCTCACCATATTGATTTTGATAGGACTGTTAGCTGGGATATTGCTTGTTGCTACTTTTTGTCTTAAGTTGCCTTGGAAATATAATTTCTCATCCATTTGTCTAATTGGGTAAGAGCTTTGATAGATATTATTGGGTTCAAGTTCTTGACCTCTACTGACAGCTTTACGTAGCATGTTGACAGATTTGTAAACCCAAATTTCTAGCTGAATTACAGCACTATCGATACGTTTACCACTAGCATCTTCTACGTAGGCGATGATAGTCTTGCGCGGACTTGGTGTATCGAAGACTAGTTTTTCAAATTTGATATCAGCATCAATTCTATTTCCCATATATGCCTTAAGCTCTCTTGTTGGCCCGATGATTTCGTATTTATATTGTTTTTTATCGATTTTTTGATTTAAATAATTTGTGAGTTTGACTTTTACTGGCATCCAAAAACTACCTGTTGCAAAATTATTGGGCTCTGCTTGAATGGGCAGTTGAATAGTCAATATTAGTAGCAGTAGGAGTTTGAGCATCTATATAATTTATACCCATGGATAGGAACCGTAGGTTCTCTATGCAACCCAATATTTCAGTTACGCTGAAATATTATTAGCTTGCTGCAACATCTCATCAGAGGCTTTAATCACATTGCTACTAGCTTCATAAGCTCTTTGTGCCGTGATCATGTTGACGATTTCTTCAACGACTTTGACATTACTACCTTCAAGAAAGCCTTGACGAATTCCACCAAAGTTGTCTTCTAATGCAGTACCTTGAATTGGTCTACCACTTGCCAAGCTCTGAACATATAAGTTGTCAGATTGC comes from Cyanobacteriota bacterium and encodes:
- the flgA gene encoding flagellar basal body P-ring formation chaperone FlgA, whose protein sequence is MLKLLLLLILTIQLPIQAEPNNFATGSFWMPVKVKLTNYLNQKIDKKQYKYEIIGPTRELKAYMGNRIDADIKFEKLVFDTPSPRKTIIAYVEDASGKRIDSAVIQLEIWVYKSVNMLRKAVSRGQELEPNNIYQSSYPIRQMDEKLYFQGNLRQKVATSNIPANSPIKINMVRHQKLVQVGDMIKVTSGNSVINLEFFCKAMNSGDIGEIINLTCPEMSKKNHRAELTAAGEARLL